Proteins encoded by one window of Mycolicibacterium sp. ND9-15:
- a CDS encoding nitroreductase family protein, with translation MSLNLSVDEVLTTTRSVRKRLDLDKPVPREVLLECLELAVQAPTGSNAQGWQWVFVDDPDKKKALADIYRTSWKLYRTMPEPEYAEGDSRGERRQAVVSSAEYLAENMEKAPWLLIPCLAGRADGVPGAVSASFWGSLLPAAWSYMLALRSRGLGSAWTTLHLLGDGEKQAADVLGIPDDKYSQGGLFPIAYTKGTDFRPAKRLPVEQIAHFNTW, from the coding sequence ATGAGCTTGAATCTGTCTGTCGATGAAGTCCTGACCACCACCCGCTCGGTACGCAAGCGGCTCGATCTGGACAAGCCGGTGCCGCGCGAGGTGCTGCTGGAATGTCTCGAACTCGCAGTGCAGGCGCCGACAGGATCCAACGCGCAGGGTTGGCAGTGGGTGTTCGTCGACGACCCCGACAAGAAGAAGGCGCTCGCCGACATCTATCGCACCAGCTGGAAGCTGTACCGCACGATGCCCGAACCCGAATATGCCGAGGGCGACAGCCGCGGGGAGCGGCGCCAGGCCGTGGTGTCGTCGGCCGAGTATCTGGCCGAGAACATGGAGAAGGCGCCTTGGCTGCTGATTCCGTGTCTCGCGGGACGGGCGGACGGCGTGCCCGGCGCCGTGAGCGCAAGTTTCTGGGGCTCACTGCTGCCTGCGGCGTGGAGCTACATGCTGGCGTTGCGGTCACGCGGCCTCGGTTCGGCCTGGACGACGCTGCACCTGCTGGGCGACGGCGAGAAGCAGGCCGCCGACGTACTCGGCATTCCGGACGACAAGTACAGCCAGGGCGGGCTGTTCCCGATCGCCTACACCAAAGGCACCGACTTCCGCCCCGCCAAGCGGTTACCCGTAGAGCAAATCGCGCATTTCAATACCTGGTGA
- a CDS encoding MFS transporter → MPRSACFLVGAGCALIACCYGFARFSYGLFGPVFGETFGLSPTIAGVIGAGSYTGYCAAILVSLLLTDRLGARCVAVAAGAVATLGISIVALAPSAWVLAVGVLVAGCSTGIASPPLASAVAQHVPSSTADRAQTVVNGGTGIGVVLSAPVALLLMSHWRAAWAVYAAASAAVTIWVFLAVPTSSHRTAKRAERVWRPGVFGLLLASLLTGVGSIAVWTFGRNLVTTVGGADEARSSLLWIVIGAAGIVGVLAGDVVQRVGLRRAWLAATVTMAAASLLLAAAPSSLVVNVVAATLFGAAYIGLTGLVLLWSARLYPDSTSTGVGLSFFTLAAGQALGAPVAGALIDLSGARTAFVVIAAVGLCAVAVRPVREVRAPAG, encoded by the coding sequence GTGCCGCGATCCGCCTGTTTCCTGGTCGGCGCCGGTTGCGCGCTCATCGCGTGCTGTTACGGATTCGCGCGCTTCTCCTACGGGCTGTTCGGGCCGGTGTTCGGCGAGACCTTCGGCTTGAGTCCGACGATCGCCGGGGTGATCGGCGCAGGAAGCTATACAGGGTATTGCGCGGCGATCCTTGTGAGCCTGCTGCTGACCGACCGCCTTGGCGCACGCTGCGTCGCCGTTGCAGCCGGAGCCGTTGCGACACTGGGTATTTCAATCGTAGCGTTGGCCCCGTCGGCATGGGTTCTCGCGGTGGGCGTGCTGGTCGCCGGGTGCAGCACCGGAATCGCCTCACCGCCGCTGGCTTCGGCGGTGGCGCAACACGTGCCGTCGAGTACGGCGGATCGGGCGCAGACGGTGGTGAATGGTGGCACGGGGATCGGTGTGGTGTTGTCGGCGCCGGTCGCGTTGCTGCTGATGAGTCACTGGCGCGCCGCCTGGGCCGTCTACGCGGCGGCGTCTGCGGCGGTGACGATCTGGGTGTTCCTCGCGGTGCCGACCTCGTCACACCGCACCGCGAAGCGGGCCGAGCGGGTCTGGCGCCCAGGCGTTTTCGGGTTGCTGCTGGCGTCGTTACTGACCGGCGTCGGCAGCATCGCGGTGTGGACTTTCGGTCGCAACCTGGTGACCACGGTCGGCGGAGCCGACGAAGCACGGTCGTCGCTGCTGTGGATCGTCATCGGCGCAGCGGGCATCGTGGGAGTGCTGGCCGGTGATGTCGTCCAGCGGGTCGGCTTGCGACGCGCGTGGCTGGCCGCGACGGTGACGATGGCGGCGGCTTCGTTGCTTCTGGCGGCCGCGCCGAGCAGCCTCGTTGTGAACGTCGTCGCGGCAACGCTTTTCGGGGCCGCCTACATCGGGCTGACGGGACTGGTGTTGCTGTGGAGTGCACGGCTTTATCCCGACAGCACCTCGACAGGCGTCGGCCTGTCTTTCTTCACGCTCGCCGCCGGTCAGGCGCTGGGTGCCCCGGTGGCCGGTGCGCTCATCGACCTGAGCGGCGCGAGAACGGCGTTCGTGGTGATCGCCGCTGTCGGCCTGTGTGCGGTCGCAGTGCGTCCGGTCCGGGAAGTGCGGGCGCCCGCCGGTTGA
- a CDS encoding PepSY domain-containing protein, giving the protein MLLLAVSGCASGNDQDADSAATAPATTVTSSAPAPAAPADPGIDALRRAASTATAAVPDSTVVSIEKERDGRWEIQVVTADGSEHEMDVSSDGAAVTMGPTAKIEDEADKAKHRDRVQAARVDYRVAADKVLSEVPNGTITELNLDSNNGTTVWEADVVDGSQTKHEVTIDAASGQVLQNKTGR; this is encoded by the coding sequence GTGTTGCTTTTGGCAGTCAGCGGATGCGCCAGCGGTAATGATCAGGACGCAGATTCGGCGGCGACCGCTCCGGCGACGACGGTGACGTCTTCTGCGCCCGCCCCGGCTGCTCCGGCAGACCCCGGCATCGATGCATTGCGCCGGGCCGCAAGCACTGCGACCGCAGCTGTTCCCGACAGCACGGTGGTTTCCATCGAGAAAGAGCGCGATGGCCGGTGGGAAATCCAAGTCGTCACTGCCGATGGCAGCGAGCACGAGATGGACGTCTCCAGCGACGGCGCCGCGGTGACGATGGGGCCGACGGCAAAAATCGAGGACGAAGCCGACAAAGCCAAGCACCGCGACCGGGTACAGGCCGCTCGTGTGGATTACCGAGTCGCTGCTGACAAGGTGCTCAGCGAGGTGCCGAACGGCACCATCACCGAACTCAACCTCGACAGCAACAACGGAACGACGGTTTGGGAAGCAGATGTCGTCGACGGTTCACAGACCAAGCACGAAGTCACCATCGACGCCGCTTCTGGACAAGTGCTGCAAAACAAGACCGGGCGCTGA
- a CDS encoding error-prone DNA polymerase has protein sequence MGWHTGPPSWAEMERVLSGRLIEPGKPRRAGWPIDEQIGDGGDSPAWSSKRGEYQPLDVERPTSGIPYAELHAHSAYSFLDGASTPEELVEEAVRLDLRAIALTDHDGLYGVVRFAEAARELDMATVFGAELSLGGGDRTEDPDPPGPHLLVLARGPEGYRRLSREIAKAHLAGGEKGKLRYDYDALTESAGGHWHILTGCRKGHVRQGLSQGGPEAAGRALADLVDRFGRDRVCIELTHHGHPCDDERNAMLAELAPRFGLSIVATTAAHFAEPSRGRLAMAMGAIRARNSMDEAAGYLAPLGGSHLRSGAEMARLFADRAEVVTAAADLGEQCAFGLALIAPKLPPFDVPAGHTEDSWLRHLVMQGARRRYGPPQRAPRAYAQIEHELKVIEQLTFPGYFLVVHDITRFCRENDILAQGRGSAANSAVCYALGVTNVDPVANELLFERFLSPARDGPPDIDIDIESDLREKAIQYVYDRYGRDYAAQVANVITYRGRSAVRDMARALGFSQGQQDAWSKQLGQWGNLAEAPHTEDIPEPVIALAKEISNLPRHMGIHSGGMVICDRPIADVCPVEWARMENRSVLQWDKDDCAAIGLVKFDMLGLGMLSALHYCIDLVREHKGIDVDLAQLDLSEPAVYEMLQKADSVGVFQVESRAQMATLPRLKPRVFYDLVVEVALIRPGPIQGGSVHPYIKRRNGEEPVTYDHPSMEPALHKTLGVPLFQEQLMQLAVDCAGFSAAEADQLRRAMGSKRSTERMRRLRGRFYDGMRQRHGITGDIADRIYEKLEAFANFGFPESHSLSFASLVFYSSWFKLHHPAAFCAALLRAQPMGFYSPQTLVADARRHGVTVHGPDVNASLAHATLEKEGTEVRLGLGAVRHIGDEQAEKFVEQRNTHGPFASLLDLTHRVQLSVPQTEALATAGALGCFGITRREGLWAAGAAASQRPDRLPGVGASSHIPSLPGMTELELAAADVWATGVSPDSYPTQFLREDLEALGVIPAGKLLDVPDGSRILVAGAVTHRQRPATAQGATFLNLEDETGMVNVICSRGVWARHRKLAQTGPALLIRGQVQNATGAVTVVAERMSKLSLAISSKSRDFR, from the coding sequence GTGGGTTGGCATACCGGGCCGCCGAGCTGGGCGGAAATGGAGCGGGTGCTCTCCGGTCGGTTGATCGAGCCGGGCAAGCCGCGCCGCGCAGGCTGGCCGATCGACGAGCAGATCGGCGACGGCGGCGACAGCCCGGCCTGGTCCAGTAAGCGGGGGGAGTACCAACCGCTCGATGTAGAACGACCAACAAGCGGTATCCCGTATGCCGAACTGCACGCGCATTCGGCATACAGCTTTCTCGACGGCGCCAGCACGCCCGAGGAACTCGTCGAGGAGGCGGTCCGCCTGGATCTGCGGGCGATCGCGCTGACCGACCACGACGGCCTCTACGGGGTGGTGCGCTTCGCCGAAGCCGCCAGGGAACTCGACATGGCGACAGTGTTCGGCGCCGAACTGTCCCTCGGCGGGGGTGACCGGACCGAGGATCCCGACCCGCCCGGGCCGCATCTGCTGGTGCTGGCGCGCGGCCCGGAGGGTTACCGGCGACTGTCGCGCGAAATCGCCAAGGCGCACCTCGCCGGCGGCGAGAAGGGCAAGCTGCGCTACGACTACGACGCGCTGACCGAGTCGGCGGGTGGCCATTGGCACATCCTCACCGGCTGTCGTAAAGGCCATGTTCGACAGGGACTTTCGCAAGGTGGCCCGGAGGCGGCCGGCCGGGCGCTTGCCGATCTGGTCGACCGGTTCGGCCGCGACCGGGTCTGCATCGAACTCACCCATCATGGTCATCCGTGCGACGACGAGCGCAACGCGATGCTGGCCGAGCTGGCGCCGCGCTTCGGCCTCAGCATCGTCGCGACCACCGCCGCGCACTTCGCCGAACCGTCACGGGGCCGGCTGGCCATGGCGATGGGGGCGATCCGCGCCCGGAACTCGATGGACGAGGCCGCCGGTTACCTCGCCCCGCTCGGCGGTTCGCACCTGCGCTCGGGTGCGGAGATGGCGCGACTGTTCGCAGACCGCGCCGAGGTGGTGACCGCCGCGGCCGACCTCGGCGAGCAGTGCGCGTTCGGGCTCGCGCTGATCGCACCGAAGTTGCCGCCGTTCGACGTTCCCGCCGGCCACACCGAGGACAGTTGGCTGCGGCATCTGGTGATGCAGGGTGCGCGTCGGCGGTACGGCCCACCGCAGCGTGCCCCACGAGCGTACGCGCAGATCGAGCACGAGTTGAAAGTCATTGAACAGCTGACTTTTCCGGGCTATTTCCTGGTGGTCCACGACATCACCCGGTTCTGCAGGGAGAACGACATTCTGGCCCAGGGCAGGGGATCGGCGGCCAACTCCGCGGTCTGCTACGCGCTCGGGGTCACCAACGTGGACCCGGTCGCCAACGAGCTGCTGTTCGAGCGGTTCCTGTCGCCGGCGCGCGACGGGCCGCCCGACATCGACATCGACATCGAATCGGACCTGCGGGAGAAGGCGATTCAATATGTCTACGACCGCTACGGTCGCGACTATGCCGCCCAGGTGGCCAACGTGATCACCTACCGGGGCCGCAGCGCGGTCCGCGACATGGCCCGTGCGCTGGGCTTCTCACAGGGGCAGCAGGACGCGTGGAGCAAGCAGCTCGGCCAGTGGGGCAACCTCGCTGAGGCGCCGCACACCGAGGACATCCCCGAGCCGGTGATCGCGCTGGCGAAGGAGATCTCCAACCTGCCGCGGCACATGGGCATCCACTCCGGCGGCATGGTGATTTGCGACCGGCCCATCGCCGACGTGTGCCCGGTGGAGTGGGCCCGCATGGAGAACCGCAGCGTGCTGCAGTGGGACAAAGACGACTGCGCGGCAATAGGTCTGGTGAAGTTCGACATGCTCGGCCTCGGCATGCTCTCGGCGCTGCACTACTGCATCGACCTGGTGCGTGAGCACAAGGGCATCGATGTCGACCTGGCGCAACTGGACCTGTCCGAGCCCGCCGTGTACGAGATGCTGCAAAAAGCCGACTCCGTCGGGGTGTTCCAGGTCGAGTCGCGCGCCCAGATGGCCACCCTGCCACGCCTCAAGCCGAGAGTGTTCTACGACCTGGTGGTCGAGGTCGCACTGATCCGGCCGGGTCCCATCCAGGGCGGGTCGGTGCATCCCTACATCAAGCGGCGCAACGGAGAAGAGCCCGTCACCTACGACCATCCGTCGATGGAGCCGGCGTTGCACAAGACGCTGGGGGTTCCGCTGTTTCAGGAGCAACTCATGCAGCTCGCGGTGGACTGTGCGGGTTTCTCCGCCGCCGAGGCCGACCAGTTGCGCCGAGCGATGGGGTCGAAACGGTCGACCGAGCGGATGCGCCGGCTTCGCGGCAGGTTCTACGACGGCATGCGCCAAAGACACGGCATCACCGGAGACATCGCCGACCGGATCTACGAGAAGCTGGAGGCCTTTGCGAATTTCGGCTTTCCCGAAAGCCATTCGTTGAGCTTCGCGTCGCTGGTGTTCTACTCGTCCTGGTTCAAGCTGCACCACCCCGCCGCGTTCTGCGCGGCGCTGCTGCGGGCCCAGCCGATGGGCTTCTACTCGCCGCAGACTCTGGTGGCCGACGCCCGCCGGCACGGGGTCACCGTGCACGGACCGGACGTCAACGCCAGCCTTGCCCACGCCACTCTGGAGAAAGAGGGAACCGAGGTGCGCCTCGGCCTCGGCGCGGTACGACACATCGGCGACGAGCAGGCCGAGAAGTTCGTCGAACAGCGAAACACTCACGGCCCGTTCGCATCCCTGCTCGACCTCACTCATCGGGTGCAGCTGTCGGTACCGCAGACCGAGGCGCTGGCCACCGCGGGCGCGTTGGGCTGCTTCGGCATCACCCGGCGTGAAGGGCTGTGGGCGGCGGGCGCGGCCGCCAGCCAACGACCCGACCGGCTGCCCGGGGTGGGCGCGTCGTCGCATATTCCCTCGCTGCCCGGCATGACCGAACTGGAGTTGGCCGCCGCCGACGTGTGGGCGACCGGTGTCTCACCCGACAGCTATCCGACGCAGTTCCTGCGCGAGGATCTCGAGGCTCTCGGCGTGATCCCGGCGGGCAAGCTGCTCGACGTGCCGGACGGCTCCCGGATACTGGTGGCCGGCGCGGTGACGCACCGACAGCGGCCGGCGACCGCCCAGGGTGCCACCTTCCTCAACCTCGAGGACGAAACCGGAATGGTCAATGTCATCTGTTCGCGCGGGGTGTGGGCACGCCACCGCAAGTTGGCGCAAACGGGCCCGGCACTGCTGATCCGCGGTCAGGTACAGAACGCCACCGGTGCAGTCACCGTCGTCGCCGAACGGATGAGCAAGCTCAGCTTGGCGATCAGCTCCAAGTCCCGCGATTTCCGATAA
- a CDS encoding 13E12 repeat family protein encodes MSEFVTGRVARERIGVLLDRVDDAYAELRELSSDEVGTEFRVAMAERLEHQQRTNRGLTYRVFGELAHPPDEAGATPGWMDKVWARVRIAPNEIRRRVKVAGLIRPRRSLTGPTLPPVLPLVAEAVEQGAIGEDHLKVIEDALKKLPSNTSERDRTEVEVSLVREASKNDAEVVRQVARRIDEIFNPDGHYDEKDRARRRGMTLGRQGRDGMSRFSGYIDPETRCYVEAVTAAVRPGRHLPDGGIEEVRDERSAAQRCHDGIKLGLKAGISSGGLGSHRGHPVTVIVRTSLGELNQAAHAVTDPNVSMPGPARTGGDTALPMRDLIRMAAVAIHYLAVFDDHSERPLYLGRQKRIATADQRIMCYARDGGCTRPNCTEPGYHSAVHHSPAWGENGVSDADSLFFACDPDHKLVTDGHWRTEVTDSGRLAWTDGTRPPEVNHAHHPEELLHADPDPPDEDV; translated from the coding sequence GTGAGTGAATTCGTTACCGGTCGGGTCGCACGCGAGCGTATCGGCGTGCTCCTCGATCGTGTGGACGATGCCTACGCCGAGTTGCGGGAGTTGTCCTCGGACGAGGTGGGCACCGAGTTCCGGGTCGCGATGGCCGAGCGGTTGGAACACCAACAGCGCACGAACCGAGGTCTGACGTACCGGGTGTTCGGCGAATTGGCGCATCCACCCGATGAGGCCGGCGCGACTCCGGGGTGGATGGACAAGGTGTGGGCGCGGGTGCGGATCGCGCCGAACGAGATTCGTCGGCGGGTCAAGGTGGCTGGACTGATCCGGCCGCGCCGGTCACTGACCGGTCCAACGTTGCCGCCGGTACTGCCCTTGGTCGCCGAGGCGGTGGAGCAGGGGGCGATCGGTGAGGACCACTTGAAGGTCATCGAGGACGCGTTGAAGAAGTTGCCGTCCAACACCTCTGAGCGGGACCGGACCGAAGTAGAGGTCAGTCTGGTGCGCGAGGCGTCGAAGAACGACGCCGAAGTGGTGCGGCAGGTGGCGCGAAGAATCGACGAGATCTTCAATCCTGATGGGCACTACGACGAAAAGGACCGGGCGCGTCGGCGCGGAATGACGCTGGGCCGCCAAGGCCGCGACGGGATGTCGCGGTTCTCGGGATATATCGATCCGGAGACCCGCTGCTACGTGGAGGCCGTCACCGCGGCGGTGCGCCCGGGCAGGCATCTGCCCGACGGCGGCATCGAGGAGGTGCGTGACGAGCGCAGTGCTGCACAGCGGTGCCACGACGGCATCAAGCTGGGCCTCAAGGCCGGTATCTCGTCGGGCGGGTTGGGAAGCCATCGCGGGCACCCGGTGACGGTGATCGTGCGCACCTCGCTGGGCGAGTTGAATCAGGCCGCACATGCGGTGACGGACCCGAACGTGTCGATGCCGGGGCCGGCGCGCACCGGCGGGGACACCGCGCTGCCGATGCGTGATCTGATCCGCATGGCTGCCGTCGCCATCCACTACCTGGCCGTATTCGACGACCATAGTGAGCGTCCGCTCTACCTCGGGCGGCAGAAACGGATCGCCACCGCCGATCAGCGCATCATGTGTTACGCCCGCGACGGTGGGTGTACCCGGCCGAACTGCACCGAACCGGGCTATCACTCGGCGGTGCATCACAGTCCTGCCTGGGGCGAAAATGGAGTGAGCGACGCCGACTCGTTGTTCTTCGCCTGCGACCCCGACCACAAGCTGGTCACCGACGGACACTGGCGCACCGAAGTCACCGACAGCGGTCGGCTGGCTTGGACCGACGGAACGCGACCGCCGGAGGTCAACCACGCTCACCACCCCGAAGAACTCCTCCACGCCGACCCGGACCCGCCAGACGAAGATGTATAG
- a CDS encoding universal stress protein, with product MRLVVGYLATSGGADALALGVRFARTLGAELDLCMVLPPDRVAPSIKPVGDFEKHLVAQAEEWLAAAAATVPDDIVVRTHVRSEDSSAGGLIEEAARVEADMIVVGGSGGGLVRGYSLGSVVNGLLHSAPVPVAVAPRRGRNSTVDRIRQVTCAIGEREGSDALLGNAVQLSRAADTPLRLASLVALDPTFGTLRGDSEAVRERALAHARHVQESATAELPEGFPVTSTIVDGATVEEAVGKLDWQDGDLIMVGSSRLSAPRRLFLGSKAAKMLRVLDVPMVVVPRDQLSPEDLP from the coding sequence ATGAGGCTCGTCGTTGGTTACCTCGCCACTTCCGGCGGGGCTGACGCGCTGGCGCTCGGGGTCCGGTTCGCCCGAACGCTCGGCGCCGAGCTCGACCTGTGCATGGTGCTGCCGCCGGACCGGGTTGCGCCGTCGATCAAGCCGGTGGGCGATTTCGAGAAGCACCTCGTCGCACAGGCCGAGGAGTGGCTGGCCGCCGCCGCGGCCACGGTGCCGGACGACATTGTGGTCCGCACCCATGTCCGGTCCGAAGACTCGTCGGCCGGGGGCCTCATCGAGGAGGCGGCGCGCGTCGAGGCCGACATGATCGTGGTCGGCGGATCGGGCGGTGGCCTGGTAAGGGGTTACTCGCTCGGGTCGGTGGTCAACGGTTTGTTGCACTCGGCACCGGTGCCGGTCGCCGTGGCTCCCCGGAGAGGTCGCAATTCGACGGTCGACCGCATTCGGCAGGTGACGTGTGCGATCGGTGAGCGTGAGGGTTCAGATGCCTTGTTGGGCAATGCGGTTCAACTGAGTCGGGCAGCTGACACACCACTGCGACTGGCGTCGCTGGTGGCTCTGGACCCGACATTCGGGACACTTCGCGGAGACAGCGAAGCGGTGCGGGAGCGTGCACTCGCGCATGCGCGGCACGTTCAGGAATCCGCGACCGCTGAACTGCCAGAAGGATTTCCGGTGACCTCGACCATCGTGGACGGCGCGACGGTCGAGGAGGCGGTGGGAAAGCTGGACTGGCAGGACGGCGACCTGATCATGGTCGGATCGAGTCGACTCAGCGCGCCTCGACGGCTGTTTCTGGGGTCGAAGGCCGCCAAGATGCTGCGAGTTCTCGACGTCCCGATGGTGGTGGTGCCGCGCGACCAACTCAGCCCGGAGGATCTGCCCTGA
- a CDS encoding MaoC family dehydratase produces the protein MPLDPNAIGAKTDPQMFEWTDRDTLLYALGVGAGTADLAFTTENSHGIEQQVLPTYAVIACLPFAAAAMIGSFNFAMLLHGSQGIRLYEPLKPAGKLSVVAEVADIQDKGEGKNAIVMLKATGTDPDTSNVVAETFTTAVIRGEGGFGGQPGQRPVAPEIPDREPDARIALPTREDQALIYRLSGDRNPLHSDPWFARELAGFPKPILHGLCSYGVAGRALVAELGGGDATKVSAIDARFTSPVFPGETLTTSIWRTEAGRAVFRTEAAETDGSNARLVLEDGAAEYRN, from the coding sequence ATGCCTCTCGACCCCAACGCCATCGGCGCCAAGACCGACCCGCAGATGTTCGAGTGGACCGACCGCGACACCCTGCTCTACGCGCTGGGCGTCGGGGCGGGTACCGCCGACCTCGCGTTCACCACCGAGAACAGCCACGGCATCGAACAGCAGGTGTTGCCGACCTACGCGGTGATCGCGTGCCTGCCGTTCGCGGCTGCGGCGATGATCGGCTCGTTCAACTTCGCGATGCTGCTGCACGGCTCGCAGGGGATCCGGCTGTATGAACCGTTGAAGCCGGCCGGCAAGCTCAGCGTCGTCGCCGAAGTCGCCGACATCCAGGACAAGGGCGAGGGCAAGAACGCGATCGTCATGCTGAAGGCGACCGGCACCGATCCCGACACGTCGAACGTCGTCGCAGAAACGTTCACCACCGCGGTGATCCGCGGTGAGGGCGGCTTCGGCGGGCAGCCGGGGCAGCGGCCCGTCGCTCCCGAGATTCCCGACCGCGAACCGGATGCGCGAATCGCGTTGCCCACACGCGAAGACCAGGCGTTGATCTACCGGTTGTCGGGCGACCGCAACCCGTTGCACAGCGATCCGTGGTTCGCGCGTGAGTTGGCCGGCTTCCCGAAGCCGATCCTGCACGGTTTGTGCAGTTATGGGGTCGCGGGCCGCGCGCTGGTCGCCGAACTCGGCGGCGGTGACGCGACGAAGGTCAGCGCGATCGACGCCAGATTCACCTCGCCGGTGTTTCCCGGCGAGACGCTCACGACGTCGATCTGGCGGACCGAGGCTGGGCGCGCGGTGTTCCGCACGGAGGCCGCCGAAACCGACGGTTCGAACGCTCGCCTGGTCCTGGAGGACGGCGCCGCCGAATATCGCAACTGA
- a CDS encoding SDR family oxidoreductase codes for MRYVVTGGTGFIGRRVVTALLGRSSDAEVLVLVRRGSLSRFERLAAAWGGRAKPLIGDLTAPDLGLTADALAEVGAIDHVVHCGAVYDITASDADQRAANVDGTRAVVDLALRLDATLHHVSSIAVAGTFRGEFREDDFDVGQDLPTPYHQTKFEAELLVRAATGLRYRIYRPAVVVGDSRTGEMDKVDGPYYFFPVLARLARLPSITPIALPDTGRTNLVPVDFVVDALVALMHLPDRDGATFHLTAQKAVGLCGIYRAVEKAAGLPPLRASLPRSMATPFLKVSGRAKVVRNMTATQLGVPAEILDVVDLMPKFTAEKTTEALRHTGIAVPQFADYAPSLWRYWATHLDPDRARRDDPAGPLVGKHVIITGASSGIGRASAIAVAERGATVFALARNADALDELVAEIRAAGGRAHAFTCDVTDSASVESTVKDILGRFGHVDYLVNNAGRSIRRSVVASTDRLHDYERVMAVNYFGAVRMVLALLPHWRERRFGHVVNVSSAGVQARNPKYSSYLPTKAALDAFADVVATETLSDHITFTTIHMPLVQTPMSVPSHRLDPVPAISAEHAAAMVVRSLIDKPARIDTPLGTLAAFGNYFTPKLSRRVLHQLYLGYPDSAAARGVPTSTRPPTTRRPKRTVPALRVPRPVKVAARLVPGVHW; via the coding sequence ATGCGTTATGTCGTTACCGGCGGTACCGGGTTTATCGGCCGACGAGTGGTCACGGCGCTATTGGGACGCAGCAGCGATGCCGAGGTGCTGGTGCTGGTGCGCCGCGGTTCGCTCTCCCGGTTCGAACGGTTGGCGGCCGCGTGGGGTGGGCGAGCGAAACCCCTGATCGGCGACCTCACCGCACCAGACTTGGGGCTGACGGCCGACGCCCTCGCCGAAGTGGGCGCAATCGACCACGTCGTGCACTGCGGCGCCGTCTACGACATCACCGCCTCCGATGCCGACCAGCGCGCGGCCAACGTCGACGGCACCCGCGCCGTGGTCGACCTAGCGTTACGACTCGACGCGACGCTGCACCACGTGTCTTCCATCGCGGTGGCCGGCACCTTCCGCGGCGAGTTCCGCGAGGACGACTTCGACGTCGGTCAGGACCTGCCGACGCCGTATCACCAGACGAAGTTCGAGGCCGAGTTGCTCGTGCGCGCGGCAACCGGACTGCGCTACCGGATCTACCGGCCCGCCGTCGTCGTCGGCGATTCGCGCACCGGTGAAATGGACAAGGTCGACGGGCCGTACTACTTCTTTCCGGTGCTGGCAAGACTGGCCAGGCTTCCGTCGATCACCCCGATCGCGCTGCCCGACACCGGACGCACCAACCTCGTTCCGGTCGACTTCGTCGTCGATGCGCTCGTCGCATTGATGCACCTACCGGACCGCGACGGTGCGACCTTTCATCTCACGGCCCAAAAAGCCGTCGGGTTATGCGGTATCTACCGCGCTGTCGAAAAGGCCGCCGGTCTACCGCCGCTGCGTGCCTCGCTGCCGCGTTCCATGGCGACACCATTCCTCAAGGTCAGCGGTCGCGCGAAGGTGGTACGCAATATGACGGCCACCCAGCTCGGCGTGCCCGCCGAAATCCTCGACGTAGTGGACCTGATGCCGAAGTTCACCGCCGAGAAAACCACAGAAGCGTTGCGTCACACCGGGATAGCGGTGCCGCAGTTCGCCGATTATGCCCCGTCGCTATGGCGGTACTGGGCCACGCATCTCGATCCCGACCGCGCCCGCCGTGACGATCCGGCCGGGCCTCTGGTCGGTAAGCACGTGATCATCACCGGGGCGTCGAGCGGGATCGGACGGGCTTCGGCGATCGCGGTCGCCGAACGCGGGGCGACGGTGTTCGCGTTGGCGCGCAACGCCGACGCGCTCGACGAACTGGTCGCCGAGATCCGCGCCGCCGGTGGCCGAGCACACGCATTCACTTGCGACGTCACCGACTCGGCATCGGTCGAGAGCACCGTGAAGGACATACTGGGCCGGTTCGGCCACGTCGACTATCTGGTGAACAACGCCGGACGCTCCATTCGCCGGTCTGTGGTGGCGTCCACCGACCGGCTGCACGACTACGAGCGGGTGATGGCCGTCAACTATTTCGGGGCGGTGCGGATGGTGCTTGCGCTGTTGCCACATTGGCGCGAACGACGGTTCGGTCATGTGGTCAACGTGTCGAGCGCGGGAGTGCAGGCCCGCAATCCGAAGTACAGCTCGTACCTTCCGACGAAGGCGGCGCTCGACGCGTTCGCCGATGTGGTCGCGACCGAGACGCTGTCCGATCACATCACTTTCACCACCATCCACATGCCGTTGGTGCAGACGCCGATGAGTGTGCCGTCGCACCGGCTCGATCCGGTTCCCGCGATCAGCGCCGAACACGCCGCGGCGATGGTCGTGCGCAGCCTGATCGACAAGCCGGCGCGGATCGACACGCCGCTGGGCACCCTCGCCGCTTTCGGTAACTACTTCACGCCGAAGCTGTCGCGGCGGGTCCTGCACCAGCTCTATCTCGGCTATCCGGATTCCGCTGCGGCGCGCGGCGTGCCGACATCGACCAGACCTCCGACAACACGCCGCCCGAAACGGACGGTGCCTGCGCTGCGGGTTCCGCGACCGGTCAAGGTCGCGGCGCGGCTGGTACCGGGTGTGCACTGGTGA